In the genome of Xiphophorus hellerii strain 12219 chromosome 14, Xiphophorus_hellerii-4.1, whole genome shotgun sequence, the window CTCAAGTTACCAGCAGAAATTTCAAGAAGTCAAagaattatttcacaataaaaacatttcaaaatatggatttaatattaataaaacctgttgttttttttttttaacgattttatagttttatttactctgtacagaaataaagacaaatgaaTATAGCGCCACTAATCTCAAAATTCCGTCTTTAAAACTAAACTCAACATGTCAAGATATAAAAAGGGGGGTTTAAGATAAGTTTGAAGAGACACCTGTGATATATTTATTACGTATTATATACTATGACCTAGCAATAAGCTGCAAAAAGGAAGAAACGTACACGTGTCATTGTCTTCAGGTCGTTCTAATTTCACCTCGTTCAACTTATTTTGAAAGCCACGTTGAAACGGAAGTCGCGCCGATCTCTGGCTCGCGCTCCCGCGGTGCTTGGTGTGCCGTGTGAGTGAGCGCGCGCCTTCCCTGGCCTGTCATCGCTCGCGCTGACATCACGCAGAGGATTTGCCACAATGTCAAACATGAGCGAACAGCGCGAGCTCATGGCTCCTCCGCGCCACAATGACACGCACTGCCGCGCGCGCCGGCTCGTTCTCTAATCAAAACACTCCGCCGACCTTCTATGGGTTTATTCTGTGTCCTACGATGCTTTTCGGGTAAGATGGGTTACTCCGCTCTTATTCTGTTATATCTTATAGTTGGGGAATGCCGGAAATATTGAGTACTTATTCAGTAAATATATGTTTGAATGTTTCGATTTTAATTAATAGAAGGCCCTTGTTATGTTGTCCGCgttttttctttatgtgaaaAGTTCTCAGACTACCTATAACGTTGATGCTCTTCGGTTATTACGTAATGGGAGTGCGGACAGCGCTGAGCAGATGTTAAGAGAGGTGCTGTGATGTGATGTGATGACAAACCCGGCTGTTTGCGTAAAGACAGCATCACTTCTACACCACTGCAatgctggttttttttttgtttttttttttgcaatccaTCAGTGaatcattgttaaaaaaaaaaaaaaaaggaaaaaagtagagcactcagaaaaaataaataaataaataaaactgccaAGTGAAAAGAGTGTTAgcataaataattttcagaaCAAAGTCAAGTCAATGAAAATAATAGTTTCCCCCCCTCTAGGTCCACGTAAGTGTTTGGTCCCAGTCAGAGGTCATGCTGCGGAGGGAGTCTGACACCCACAGCCTGTTTACCTCTGGGGAGACATCCGATAATGACTGTGAGGTAAGGCTCtatatcttttttatatatatatatatatatatatatatattattattattgcgcAAAACCTGTTTTTGGGTTACTTGGATTTTGACGTTACATTACATAGAAAAGAAGCCATGCAGCCAGCTGAGACGCCTAACAAGCCTTCATACCGCCTAAACCaacttaaaatgtgatttataaaaTTGAGGTGACAAATtgcatgcattttatttttgctaaatttaaaagaaaactttatgtTTAAAGGTCATTTAAACatattatgtcatgtttaagcCTGTTTAAACATTCCACTTGGAATGCCAAACTCGGGCATGAATTTATAGTAAAATATTCATACAAACCAACAATTGTGTTGGCAAAGTTCCCAGCTCAAATATGAGTTTATAGAGTGAAGCTTTGTATTTGAACAAATGATCATTTGTAAGAAAATTGTCATTTCAAGACAACTCCAGTTTGTGCTTCAGCAACTTCCTCCCAATGGCCGTCTCCTAAATAAACCCCACTTTTATTTAGGAGAAGAAAAGCTACCAAAAAGTACATTCTGGGGACACTATCtgtgtcacaaaaataaaatataaacacctAATCAAACAGCATCTACAgtcaaactgagaaaaaaaagttaattattgCAACTAAACATCCAGAAGAATAATTTCGAGAGATTTTTGACTTAACACAAATGTGGAAATCAACAGTAGTTGACAAGTTTGTACTAagagaaaacacataaaagtaaaaattgttgttaaaaagtcagtttttacTCAGTagactttatgctcacaaacaacgACTTTGGTTGACGCTTTGGTCTGACTGTTGACTCCCTACTTTCAGGGTTGTGTACTATCTCTAACATGAACTGAACCCTCAGATTTTCAATTGTTTCATAATTGTGGGGCAATTACATCTTTCCAGTTGACATACTGTTTTCagtcagcaacaaaaaaatctgtcttcatCACCATTTTGCTTCCATGGTAACCCATTCGCATTTCCTTTGTAGATGTAGCACTTAAAACGTGTCCCAATgcaaataagcaataaataaagaaagaaacccATTTTAATATTGATAGGTTTAATggctttgaaataaaatggtgTTTGGCCTTTAGTAGCTAAAATATCCTgttacattttccaaaaaattcTAACCGATTGTGGAAACCAACTTTCTCAACTATGTACCTTAAGCGGTTTGCCATTAAAATACGACCCATAATAACATATCACCCTTCCTGTTCTCTGCTCAATGCTGACGGACAACAATAATGGTTAATTGAACATTTTAAGCAAAATTCTCTAAATCAAATGTTAATGCGGCGTTTACTACCAGAAGAAATTCCTTGATATTGTTGAAACGTCTGCGTTATTGAACACTGCAACTGCAAACCAATATACTTGATTGAAATTGTAATAATTTGTGAGGTCagtattcaaaagaaaaaaaaacacaactttattATGTAATCTACAAAGAAGTGTCTTTTGTGATAAGTGGATGTGATGTTAATTGCTTCCTCGGCTTAATTACTCCGGTTTTTAAGCATTCGTGATTTCCAGCGTCTGGCAGAGGCAGTCTAATCAGCGCCCGGTTTTCAGCTCTTAAAAATACAAGTAGGTGGAAAAGGTTACATCACAGAGCCATTAGGAGATGcataatttcaaaaaaaaaaaaaaaagtttgggaaACAACATCTTAAAACTTCCTTCATGCAGCGTTGCTAATCTGCCGCTGGCAGGCAGTAAAAAGGGGGTAAGAGGCATCATAGAGACAACAGTTCATCCtctctgtctttgtctttgtctcagATGGGGGCGAGTTGTGAAGAGGTAGATATAGTGTGCCTGTGCGAGGCCGGTCCCCGTACACTTTATTCAGAAGCACACGCGCCTACGCTGGTGAGTGCTCAGGCTTCCCACTTAAGTGTCTGTGGCGCCGCGCCGCCCCGCTCCGAGCTTTTCTCTACGTGTAAATGTGCGCCTTTCGCCTCCCGCCGACCTCTTCCGTGTCTCTGttgctgcttctgtttttctaCTGTATGTTTTACAGGAGCAGCTCAGAGCCGACAGCTGTCAatgttgtgtgtgtatgcgtgtgtgtggtgtgttttttcccccctcaaagTGTTTTCAGGATCAGTCACTCTCGGCTGTCTTCTTGCTTTTCTGTTGTCAGGGCACTCTGCTGTGTGAACACTGTGGAAAAAACAGAGTCTTGTTAGCCAGGTACTCTGAGGGATATGGCACAGAGGTAATATATAAcagatgagtgtgtgtgtgcgtatgtgtgtgtgtgttatcagTTAGCTGAAGCACCCTATACACTGAGCTCTCTATATTATACTGAAGGTACCAACATGTCAGATCTATATTgtcttggaaaagtattcagaacccttgaaatgtttcacatcttgtcaatatcttttttttttaccaaacagaAATCTAGAAAGTTTGACTAAATAGTAGTAGGAATTATACAATAGCAATTCTTAAGTGAACCATAGCTTAGTGAGAAGTAAGACCACCTCTGACTACTTGATCCCTTTTGGTTTAACTGGCCCCTGGATGGGATAGTCACAGTTTAAAGAACCTTCCCTTTCATACAACAGTTCTATGCAGAAGTCATTCAACATTTTGAGGTGTTCATTCATCTGTTCCAGAGGAGATCAATACCGCCGGGATATAAATAGGATGACATTTATATAAGTGGTGAGCTCATTGGTCATGCTACCAAAGGAGGCATCAGCTGGCTCATGCATATTAACAACTGTGACATAATGAAAAGTCACACATGAGCACATGCGGTTAGATACATGCCACCACCGCAGGTTGTTTCTGACAACCAACGGCTGTGATTcactgtctttcttttttattgaacGACGACTCATATTTTGATTATGTATTTTAACGTTCCTCTGCGCCGCAGGAGGAGTGCGCGTTATCCGACCCTCAGGGAGAAAGCGATGCAGATGCTGACATAGAGGACACAGACTGCAGGTTGGTTTTACAGGGGTAACCTCTTCGCCACGTTTTGCTTGGcttgtacttttctttttttctccttataATGTATTGACCTTAAGTCTGATTGGCTCAGAATCCAGGAGCACAGCTCTCTCCAGCGAATCAGCTCGCGCAGGCGCAAGCGTCCTCGCGTGGCGCGGCAAGACACCACGGAGAGCGAGGACGACGGAGGGCGGAGCCACAAAAGCCATCGCTGGAACCTGCGGCTCAGTCCCGACAGAGCGCACAGCAGGACCATCCTGGAGGTAGAGGGACAATCATTAAGCTGATTGgtgtcatttaaaataaaataccccATAGGTGGGGGGATAGTTAACCATTCTTTAACTCAGGATGGTCTAGAGTCCTGAGTCTTCTCTCTTCTCCTCAAGTGCAACGTTTTTTACACTTTGATCCAGAGAAAAGCAacgatgagtttctctagattttgCTGCAACATGAGTCCTTTAAGcttggaaatgttcttcaggtgacagaaggccgactttgtaagtGTCTCTATGTGGCTCTGAATGTTCAAGTGAGAGtccatcaacacacacacagattttcTGGCCTGATCGCTTGTTtccagttgtaataactgaagctgtgcattgatcGCTCCTCTTCAGGTCCAacaataataacttcagttttgttcctaatcagctggagaaagttctggcacatccacacattgaTCTGTTCTAAGAATCTGTTTAGTGCTTGAACaggttcagagtcacctggtgacattgtactgtagagctgtgtatcatctgcgtAGTTATGGCAGctaatcttatttcctgttacaacctgagctagtgggaggaTGTAGATATTAAATAGGAGGGGTCCCAGGCTTCAACCTTGCGGTACCCCACTTTTGATTTCCATCTGCTCTTCTCCTCTCCTGATAAAATAGTCATGGAGAAAAGTTGATTTCGTGTTCGGTGAACCATTTCTGTATTGATTTGGCCTCATGTTTGTGGTAATTGTCCTGCTAAGAGACGGAATGATGACTTGTTTTCAGTCTACAGGCAGAATTtgccagtttttgttttaatgtcctGTTATTTGAGAGCTGATGAGTAATTAGCTCACAGCACATCAGACCTCCCGTCTGATTTAACAGAGTCCACCTTTGTGCTTTTGTAATGTTCGTCTTTTGACTGTTGGCAGATTAGAGTGTTTGTTACAGCTAAGTTGGATATTAGTTTGATCTGATCAAAGCAAACAGTTCTAGTTAAAGACCCAGTGAGGTTTAGCAAAACTCCATGTTCACAAAGTTTCCCAGGTGAACAGTCAAACTTTGTGCCAGTTCAACCTTAACGAGAACGGGTTCTGGGCTAGCGTTAGCCACATCAAGATGAATTTGACCATTTTCATAGTTCACCAGCTGAACATTCTGAActgagtttgtttatttatcgtactttatattaaataatttttttaaagtgtttatgTCGGTATTTATGATCCAGTGACATATTGATCATGTAATCTCCAAGCATTTGTAACCTGCCTTGCATCTGCCTCCTCTCTTGTCTTTGCTCTCACTCTCGCCCACTTCCCAAAACgctcatttacatattttatctggtgttttttttttttgtgtttttttttgttgggtcACAGGGCAAAACGAGTCGGACATTTGGACAGTAAAAGAGTCCATTTAGACTCTCTCTCCCTATTAACCCTGTTATTACTGTCCGGTCAGCGCAGATGGGATTTGACAGGAGTTTTTTGTTTCACCTCATAAGCTGTTACTCCACAGTCAAAAAGTCATAATTAGACCGAATAAATGCCAGGCACCGAACGATgaatttgttttggaaaaaggTGCAGAAGCACTTCAGATTGGAGCCATAGAATCTAACTACATACTATATAACAACAGTTAAAATAGTAACAAGGTTGCTGTTTGTTTCTAATTAAATCCACAAGCTGTTTAAACACATCAGATGAGCAAATTTTCCAACATCTAAATTAAAGTCAACATCTTTGCCGTCGCTACATCAAATTTCTGACTGCGAGAAAAAAATGGGACATGGTTTCAGTTTACTCAGCTTAACTTTGCGGCACCTTACACTCATAAAATTTGAAATTGATGTAACAAttatatttccatttaaatCCCAATGTTTAAAGCAAAGCCAATAGCATGGTAGCAAGTAGGGATGAGATCATTAATTGTGTTAATCGTGACTAacagattattgaaataattgtcaactaatttaataattcatCGTCAACTGCAATATATGGACTCAAAAAAGACCACCACaggcaaaaccacaaaaatatatacatgttgcatttagatgaaaaatatctttgcctacAATTATGTTCCACTCAGAACTCCTCAAGTAgtttagttttagcttcacctggttcaaattttgtaaaagaaaaaaaacaagatttattaAGTGTCTTTTTGCTGTCCAatgattaattggttaatcccattgaaactgaaaaaattctTAGACTTTTCTCTGGCTTTAACTGAAGGAGGAGCCGTAAGTGCATCCAGACGCAACGTAACGATTCCCGTCCTTTGCCTTGTTTTCATCCCTCAGGAGAGCGTTTCGCAGGTGAGGCCGCTCATCATCACTGGGCCCAACGTGGAGAAGCAGAAGAGTCCTTCGGATGGGTCCCGAGGCTCCAAGCTGACCTCCCTGTGGCCCTCGTCCCTGCCTCTCCCCgtcaagctgctgctcctgctgcccGTCTCGCTCTCCCTCGTCATCGTTATAATCTCATTCCTGCTGCCCTGGACCGCCACATGACACagcataatgttttttttcttcttttttttccaaacatcgCACAAACGTCATCAAGTCTTATGATGTAGTCGATAGCATACTtattttttactacttttttttttttaaaggaagaatTAGGAGTGATATTAATGATGATTTCTGTTTAGATTGCATTGTATTGAAGGATGCTAAACGCGTCTTTGGCCGAATCTTTTCAAGGAGCTTACAGTCGCTAAGTCTCGGTTTCTCACCCCCTCTTTTGTAAAAATAGACTTCTCATTTTGTGGCCCCCGGGTGGGGCGGGGCACCAAGGGGTTCAGGAACCTTCAAACAGGGTAACAACACACTCGATTGGAAAACATGTGAAAGACGATGCCGCTACACTATGCAATTCCTCTGTTCCTCCTGCGGCGCTGTGAGTGCTGTTAATGATCTTCGGTCTCGTCATGTCCTTGGCCCTGACACTAACCCCCTCACAGGAGGGGGTTAGTGTCGTTCCTAACCCCCCTCTTAGGAGTATCTTCTGTTAGCGCAGGGACCTGGGGCTCTAAATAGCATGCAACccaatttaaaaagcaatagCAACTGAGATCAGACACACGTTTGCTGTGTATAATCTACTGAACATCTGTTGGTTTCATGGACAGATTACatggatcttttttctttttttttgaagattaatttaaaacaccAAACCATAGTAAAAATGAGCTgacctcaaaataaaataagctttagggaaaaaaaatactgtaactATGTACAATAAGTTCATATACATCCACATATTCACATAATGCCAACAAGATAAATATGAATCTTACGTTACGTATGTTATCGTATGATTGCTGTTTAGAAAAACTGAGCTTGACAATCAATCATGCTAGTTGTTACAAGCTGAAATGCAAACTGGTAAAAAGCCATTTGGCTACTCTGTACTGTATGCTGTATTTGTTTTACGATGTTCTTTATGAatgatatttaaacattttgttcaacTCGAGAAAAGAGAAGTGGTTATTATTCATCATCATTTACCGTATCCTATTAAGTACTGTGAATTTAGTTTAGTCTTCAATCCTGCTGTATTGCTCTTCCTAAAGCTCGCATTTCTTCCATTGTAGacatatttccatttttgtgtttcatggggcaataaaatgtcaataaaactagattgtattttaacaaaaaaaaattatttaaactcgTCTGGTTTGAGTTTCGGGGTGCGGGAGGGATCTATTAACAGAAGAGATTTTGCAACATTTGAAAGATATTTTCAGTGCATTATATGGCACTAGGAttgatagatttattttttttacattttcagctgatgtaCATTGCACTGAGTCCAATAAAACAAACCCTCTAAAAAAACCCTTTCCCCtccctcacctgtggtggcgctgcactaAGAACTATTGACGgtaacgacacaaaaacctctgaagaagacattgagcgcaacttccttcttcacaaaacgtAAACAAAAACGGAGTGGCGTCATTTCAGCGGCGTACGAGTTTTGCTATAACTTTAATGTGAagatgtgtgttttgttttaagcttGAAAGGAAGTTGTTCTTGAGAACTTcctagtgatggtgagatgaagcctcatgaggcattgaaccacttgagccaactggttcgagaaagggttcatttcttgaggcttcatgtgcacacgaaaccacctactggccaggtgtataatcacagccagctgtatcttaacacgtgtgatgcattgaatttttgtctattatggctcttgggaatgacttcacaaaaggtgtaggacgaaatcatttgtctacataaattatgtatacacatatgtgtataataaaatattatttgaatgtatcctctgtgtgtaattattcccaaaatagtagtgtcatgtgatatggcatgttgtgtaataaagtttttctgtgactctagaaaaatggcatgggcttaatcaggcagaggacagtgaaagtgcttgtggaactagggagggggtagtgaataggctaatgcttgtgtaacttggatgatttcatgcatttttattaagaaacaacaatttctccacagtttttggtttcaaacgatttctcttttttgacactacatggatgaggtgttattattgtaccccaactccttggagcacaataaacacctcacctttacagaaaataagaaacagtgaaaaatacagttcctcataagcaaacctaatgcatctgcaaatgttcagctcaccttaccttgttagggcttatcaaatcaaaatgttcccacataggggaaatcctcctctttctcgccggctccatcctactcctatcctgtcctcgcgctcctaaatctcctttctatttatctctctctctctctctctctctctctctctctctctctctctctctctctctctctctctctctctcctaaactctccaaacaccgaactaactgtctcaaactaaataaccactatccaaactctgctatccaaactatcaaaa includes:
- the LOC116732953 gene encoding uncharacterized protein LOC116732953 isoform X2 — its product is MLRRESDTHSLFTSGETSDNDCEMGASCEEVDIVCLCEAGPRTLYSEAHAPTLEECALSDPQGESDADADIEDTDCRIQEHSSLQRISSRRRKRPRVARQDTTESEDDGGRSHKSHRWNLRLSPDRAHSRTILEESVSQVRPLIITGPNVEKQKSPSDGSRGSKLTSLWPSSLPLPVKLLLLLPVSLSLVIVIISFLLPWTAT
- the LOC116732953 gene encoding uncharacterized protein LOC116732953 isoform X3, producing MLRRESDTHSLFTSGETSDNDCEGTLLCEHCGKNRVLLARYSEGYGTEEECALSDPQGESDADADIEDTDCRIQEHSSLQRISSRRRKRPRVARQDTTESEDDGGRSHKSHRWNLRLSPDRAHSRTILEESVSQVRPLIITGPNVEKQKSPSDGSRGSKLTSLWPSSLPLPVKLLLLLPVSLSLVIVIISFLLPWTAT
- the LOC116732953 gene encoding uncharacterized protein LOC116732953 isoform X1, whose amino-acid sequence is MLRRESDTHSLFTSGETSDNDCEMGASCEEVDIVCLCEAGPRTLYSEAHAPTLGTLLCEHCGKNRVLLARYSEGYGTEEECALSDPQGESDADADIEDTDCRIQEHSSLQRISSRRRKRPRVARQDTTESEDDGGRSHKSHRWNLRLSPDRAHSRTILEESVSQVRPLIITGPNVEKQKSPSDGSRGSKLTSLWPSSLPLPVKLLLLLPVSLSLVIVIISFLLPWTAT